A stretch of Pseudomonas sp. LRP2-20 DNA encodes these proteins:
- the purC gene encoding phosphoribosylaminoimidazolesuccinocarboxamide synthase: MEKREELYRGKAKSVYKTDDADRLILLFRNDTSAFDGKRIEQLDRKGMVNNKFNAFIMQKLEEAGVPTQFDKLLGDNECLVKKLDMIPVECVVRNYAAGSLVKRLGVEEGIKLEPSTFELFLKNDEKGDPFINESHVVAFGWGTAEQLVEMKKLSLKVNEVLSKLFDDAGLLLVDFKLEFGVFHGQIVLGDEFSPDGCRLWDKETRKKMDKDRFRQGLGDVIEAYEEVAKRLGVPL; this comes from the coding sequence ATGGAAAAACGCGAAGAACTTTACCGCGGCAAGGCCAAATCGGTTTACAAGACCGACGACGCCGACCGCTTGATCCTGCTGTTCCGTAACGACACTTCGGCGTTCGACGGCAAGCGCATCGAACAGCTCGACCGTAAAGGCATGGTGAACAACAAGTTCAACGCCTTCATCATGCAGAAGCTCGAAGAAGCCGGCGTGCCGACCCAGTTCGACAAGCTGCTGGGCGACAACGAGTGCCTGGTGAAGAAGCTGGACATGATCCCGGTCGAGTGCGTGGTACGCAACTACGCCGCCGGCAGCCTGGTCAAGCGCCTGGGCGTGGAGGAGGGCATCAAGCTGGAGCCATCCACCTTCGAGCTGTTCCTGAAGAACGACGAGAAGGGCGACCCGTTCATCAACGAATCCCACGTTGTCGCCTTCGGCTGGGGCACCGCCGAGCAACTGGTCGAGATGAAGAAGCTGTCGCTGAAGGTCAACGAAGTGCTGAGCAAGCTGTTCGATGACGCCGGCCTGCTGCTGGTCGACTTCAAGCTGGAGTTCGGCGTATTCCACGGCCAGATCGTCCTGGGTGACGAGTTCAGCCCGGACGGCTGCCGCCTGTGGGACAAAGAGACCCGCAAGAAGATGGACAAGGACCGTTTCCGCCAGGGTCTGGGCGACGTGATCGAAGCCTACGAAGAAGTTGCCAAACGCCTGGGCGTGCCGCTGTAA
- the mqo gene encoding malate dehydrogenase (quinone): MFKKAGKTLLGLAVAASFMQAHAAETKKVDVLLVGGGIMSSTLAVWLHELEPSWSMEMVERLDGVAEESSNGWNNAGTGHSALAELNYTPEDKDGNVNISKAIEINEAFQISRQFWSWQVRQGVLKNPHSFINTTPHMSFVWGDDNIKFLKKRYDALQASPLFRPMQYSEDHAQIAKWVPLMMEGRDPNQKLAVTWTPIGTDVNFGEITRQFVGHLQTQKGFELKLSSEVQDITRNEDGSWHVEYKNLKDGTESATDAKFLFIGAGGGALKLLQKSGIPEAKEYAGFPVGGSFLVTENPTVAMQHMAKAYGIASTGAPPMSVPHLDTRVLDGKRVILFGPFATFSTKFLKNGSYLDLLSSTTTHNVWPMTKVGIDQYPLVEYLAGQLMLSDDDRFEALRTYFPNAKKEDWKLWQAGQRVQIIKRDEEKGGVLKLGTEVVASQDRTIAGLLGASPGASTAAPIMLNVLETVFKEKVATPEWQAKIKEIVPSYGTKLNDSAAATQKEWNYTAEVLQLEKPPVIDDSVGTTVAPSKPVESKPENDMAL, translated from the coding sequence ATGTTCAAGAAAGCTGGCAAGACCTTGCTGGGTCTGGCTGTCGCTGCGAGCTTCATGCAAGCGCACGCCGCAGAAACCAAGAAAGTCGATGTGCTGCTGGTCGGCGGCGGCATCATGAGCTCCACCCTGGCCGTGTGGCTGCACGAGCTGGAGCCAAGCTGGTCGATGGAAATGGTCGAGCGCCTGGACGGCGTCGCCGAAGAAAGCTCCAACGGCTGGAACAACGCCGGTACCGGCCACTCCGCGCTGGCCGAGCTGAACTACACCCCGGAAGACAAAGACGGCAACGTCAACATCTCCAAGGCCATCGAAATCAACGAAGCCTTCCAGATCTCCCGCCAGTTCTGGTCGTGGCAGGTTCGTCAGGGCGTGCTGAAGAACCCGCACTCGTTCATCAACACCACCCCGCACATGAGCTTCGTCTGGGGCGATGACAACATCAAGTTCCTCAAGAAGCGTTACGACGCGCTGCAGGCCAGCCCGCTGTTCCGCCCGATGCAGTACTCCGAGGACCACGCGCAGATCGCCAAGTGGGTCCCGCTGATGATGGAAGGCCGTGACCCGAACCAGAAGCTGGCGGTCACCTGGACGCCCATCGGCACCGACGTCAACTTCGGCGAAATCACCCGCCAGTTCGTTGGCCACCTGCAGACCCAGAAAGGCTTCGAGCTGAAGCTGTCCAGCGAAGTGCAGGACATCACCCGCAACGAAGACGGCTCCTGGCACGTCGAGTACAAGAACCTCAAGGATGGGACCGAGTCGGCCACCGACGCCAAGTTCCTGTTCATCGGTGCCGGCGGCGGCGCGCTGAAGCTGCTGCAGAAGTCGGGCATTCCTGAAGCCAAGGAATACGCAGGCTTCCCAGTGGGCGGTTCGTTCCTGGTAACCGAGAACCCGACCGTGGCCATGCAGCACATGGCCAAGGCCTACGGCATCGCCTCGACCGGTGCGCCACCCATGTCGGTACCGCACCTGGACACCCGTGTGCTGGACGGCAAGCGCGTGATCCTGTTTGGCCCATTCGCTACCTTCTCGACCAAGTTCCTGAAGAACGGTTCGTACCTGGACCTGCTGAGCAGCACCACCACCCACAACGTGTGGCCGATGACCAAGGTCGGTATCGACCAGTACCCACTGGTCGAGTACCTCGCCGGTCAGCTGATGCTGTCGGATGACGACCGCTTCGAAGCCCTGCGCACCTACTTCCCGAACGCCAAGAAGGAAGACTGGAAGCTGTGGCAGGCCGGTCAGCGTGTGCAGATCATCAAGCGTGACGAAGAGAAGGGCGGCGTACTGAAGCTGGGCACCGAAGTGGTGGCTTCCCAGGACCGCACTATCGCTGGCCTGCTGGGCGCCTCGCCAGGTGCCTCGACCGCCGCGCCGATCATGCTGAACGTGCTGGAAACCGTGTTCAAGGAAAAGGTCGCTACCCCTGAGTGGCAGGCCAAGATCAAGGAAATCGTACCGAGCTACGGTACCAAGCTGAACGATTCGGCAGCGGCCACCCAGAAAGAGTGGAACTACACCGCTGAGGTGCTGCAGCTGGAGAAACCACCGGTGATCGACGACAGCGTCGGTACCACCGTTGCGCCGAGCAAGCCGGTTGAAAGCAAACCCGAGAACGACATGGCGCTTTGA
- a CDS encoding AzlD domain-containing protein, giving the protein MPEKNYLIAAVMLMAAITYLTRATPFLLKMEKSPKLFNDVIEYLPVAIIASITVPALLVAKDGSLLGLNADLLAAIPVVIVALWSRSLIYSVCAGVAGHVAITLLA; this is encoded by the coding sequence ATGCCTGAAAAGAACTACCTGATCGCAGCGGTGATGCTGATGGCTGCCATCACCTACCTGACCCGCGCGACACCGTTTCTGTTGAAGATGGAGAAGTCCCCCAAGCTGTTCAATGACGTCATTGAATACCTGCCGGTGGCAATCATCGCCAGCATCACCGTACCGGCCCTGCTGGTAGCCAAGGATGGTTCGCTGCTGGGCCTGAATGCTGACTTGCTGGCAGCCATTCCGGTGGTCATCGTCGCACTCTGGTCGAGAAGCCTGATCTACAGCGTGTGTGCCGGCGTTGCTGGGCACGTGGCGATCACGCTGTTGGCTTGA
- a CDS encoding AzlC family ABC transporter permease → MTSSVLLTTSRKESLVDALPIVTGYFVVSFVFGVMCINAGLPLWLPAAMCLFVYAGAAQFAALALMTSSAPLITIALSTLLINSRHMLMAMYMSKRSAQLPISKPQKLLYAFGLTDESFAFHSQRLENGRPTSPGYLLQFNTYCHASWIAGAVFGAVASDALNRFSQFKLDYALTAMMIFVLISLCSTFTKAIIALVVIVTTCLLNMFAPSPLNVFIATAVGCGAGLCLKRTT, encoded by the coding sequence GTGACCTCGTCGGTGTTGCTGACCACCTCGCGCAAGGAGAGCCTGGTCGACGCCCTGCCGATCGTCACCGGCTATTTCGTCGTCAGCTTCGTGTTCGGTGTCATGTGCATCAACGCCGGCCTGCCCTTGTGGCTGCCGGCCGCCATGTGCCTGTTCGTCTACGCCGGGGCAGCGCAGTTCGCCGCCCTGGCACTGATGACCAGCAGCGCGCCGCTGATCACCATTGCCTTGTCGACCTTGCTGATCAATTCGCGGCACATGCTGATGGCGATGTACATGTCCAAACGCAGCGCACAACTGCCGATCAGCAAGCCGCAGAAGTTGCTGTACGCGTTCGGCCTGACCGATGAGTCCTTCGCCTTCCACAGCCAACGCCTGGAAAACGGCAGGCCGACCTCGCCTGGTTATCTGCTGCAGTTCAATACCTATTGCCATGCCAGCTGGATCGCCGGTGCGGTGTTTGGTGCGGTGGCCTCGGATGCATTGAACCGGTTTTCCCAGTTCAAGCTGGACTATGCCCTGACCGCCATGATGATCTTCGTGCTGATATCGCTGTGCAGCACCTTCACCAAAGCCATCATCGCGTTGGTGGTGATCGTTACCACGTGCCTGCTGAACATGTTTGCGCCCTCGCCCCTCAACGTATTCATCGCAACCGCCGTAGGCTGTGGAGCCGGGTTATGCCTGAAAAGAACTACCTGA
- a CDS encoding GNAT family N-acetyltransferase: protein MTLSTSYIGTTPKLFPAEHINGLSIKKATPFQARKIVDFFRRFEETSFCDWQDEGLLKGLLGTEHTYCYVAENQTGSIVGAVAGGLMGTRGTINHMAVAPDYRQSRIGTSLANSILSDFRQHGIRRVFLFVEEDNVNALSFWQKQGFLQTRGEITCEVDL, encoded by the coding sequence ATGACATTATCGACTAGTTACATCGGTACGACGCCGAAGTTGTTCCCGGCCGAACACATCAATGGCTTGAGCATCAAGAAAGCCACGCCCTTCCAGGCCCGCAAGATTGTCGATTTCTTCCGCCGCTTCGAGGAGACCTCGTTCTGCGACTGGCAGGACGAAGGGCTGCTCAAGGGTTTGCTCGGCACCGAGCACACCTATTGCTACGTGGCCGAGAACCAGACCGGCAGCATCGTCGGCGCGGTCGCAGGGGGCTTGATGGGCACCCGGGGTACCATCAACCACATGGCGGTGGCGCCGGACTATCGCCAGAGCAGGATCGGCACCTCACTGGCCAATTCGATTCTCAGCGACTTCCGCCAGCACGGTATTCGCCGGGTGTTTCTGTTCGTTGAAGAGGACAACGTCAACGCACTGAGCTTCTGGCAGAAACAAGGCTTCCTGCAAACCCGTGGTGAAATCACCTGCGAGGTCGACCTGTGA
- a CDS encoding 2OG-Fe dioxygenase family protein, giving the protein MLTLNRNIDAALRQNKTVNVMGSDYTLNGGFKEFVEFSKSWETMGIDRYYGQAEKGTRYRRYSDFDFNPVTGELCQLNHRAYEQSEAHNNYVGGMARHFDDISADVFNSPILRSLIRLDFDVYKAVLPKELHTVNWQCQVHQIRIEIKPGAQIEITPEGIHCDGYPFSGVHFWGRHNVEGATSKIYDKQSNVIDSGTYLNILDTTYFLDRELQHYVTPAINPSNSEMGYRQIIAISFSRPGSEHDIID; this is encoded by the coding sequence ATGCTGACACTTAACAGAAACATCGATGCTGCCCTGCGACAAAACAAGACGGTCAACGTCATGGGCAGTGATTATACGTTGAACGGCGGTTTCAAAGAGTTTGTCGAGTTTTCCAAAAGTTGGGAAACGATGGGGATCGACCGTTATTACGGCCAGGCTGAAAAAGGCACCCGCTACCGCCGTTACAGTGACTTCGACTTCAACCCGGTCACCGGTGAGCTGTGCCAGCTCAATCACCGTGCCTATGAACAATCGGAGGCGCACAACAACTATGTCGGCGGCATGGCGCGCCATTTCGATGACATTTCCGCCGACGTGTTCAACTCACCGATACTCCGCTCGCTGATTCGCCTGGATTTCGACGTTTATAAAGCTGTGCTGCCCAAAGAGCTGCACACGGTCAACTGGCAATGCCAGGTGCACCAGATCCGTATCGAGATCAAACCAGGGGCGCAAATCGAAATCACCCCAGAAGGTATTCACTGCGACGGTTATCCGTTCAGCGGCGTGCACTTCTGGGGCCGTCACAACGTCGAGGGTGCCACCAGCAAGATCTACGACAAACAGTCGAATGTGATCGATTCCGGCACGTACCTGAATATTCTCGACACCACGTACTTCCTCGATCGCGAACTGCAGCACTACGTCACGCCGGCGATCAACCCGAGTAACTCTGAAATGGGCTATCGGCAGATCATCGCGATTTCCTTCTCTCGACCGGGCAGCGAGCATGACATTATCGACTAG
- a CDS encoding LysR family transcriptional regulator, protein MDIKVLKNIVNVARTGSITDAAEQVHVTVQALAAQLKKLEDHCGFKLFDRTNKGVSLTQEGVGILPHVLEIVRSSERMQLKINQLRQSRNQRLPLRVALNSTLSMEINQQIMAGVVSKLSGYNPIFSCSESPDNLTKLAKDEADMVVVLGDSVPENYHSVPLKGLRIEVVASSSSNDRSAPCAVIKPLPECPYSSIFSRFAERRPGMLEAATVFHSGSEIVSVSMIKSFGGVGVLSRAVAEANELSIWPGFSDFLDVYLIMKEPWIIEEEFTLFGAIPTPIRSFDAISA, encoded by the coding sequence ATGGACATCAAGGTGCTCAAAAACATCGTGAACGTCGCCCGAACGGGGTCGATCACCGATGCGGCCGAACAGGTGCATGTCACGGTCCAGGCCTTGGCCGCTCAGTTGAAAAAGCTCGAAGATCATTGCGGCTTCAAGTTGTTCGACCGGACCAACAAAGGGGTATCGCTGACCCAGGAAGGTGTGGGTATCCTGCCGCACGTCCTGGAAATCGTGCGCTCTTCCGAGCGCATGCAGTTGAAGATCAATCAGTTGCGCCAGAGCCGGAATCAGCGCCTGCCGTTGCGCGTTGCCTTGAACAGCACGCTGTCGATGGAAATCAACCAGCAGATCATGGCCGGCGTGGTCAGCAAGTTGTCAGGCTACAACCCTATCTTCAGTTGCTCGGAATCGCCCGACAACCTGACCAAGCTGGCCAAGGACGAAGCGGACATGGTGGTGGTGCTGGGCGACAGTGTTCCCGAGAACTATCATTCGGTACCGCTCAAGGGCTTGCGCATCGAAGTCGTCGCCTCGTCTTCCAGCAATGACCGTTCAGCGCCCTGTGCGGTGATCAAGCCATTGCCCGAGTGCCCATATTCCTCGATTTTCTCCCGCTTCGCCGAGCGCCGGCCCGGCATGCTGGAGGCTGCAACCGTGTTCCACTCCGGCAGTGAGATCGTCAGTGTTTCCATGATCAAGAGCTTTGGCGGCGTGGGTGTGCTGTCGCGTGCGGTTGCCGAGGCCAACGAACTGTCCATCTGGCCTGGCTTCTCCGATTTTCTCGATGTGTACCTGATCATGAAAGAGCCGTGGATCATCGAAGAAGAGTTCACGCTGTTCGGCGCGATACCCACACCCATACGCAGTTTTGACGCCATCAGCGCCTGA
- a CDS encoding helix-turn-helix transcriptional regulator yields MLEGLGRTQQDLLHALLHQPAGMSIDELAQALAVTRTAVRQHLAALERDGLVKRGATRPTGRRPEQLHQLTEHGRELFPRQYPLLANLLIGEVAGLMGQDALMALMRRLGRMLAADMEPEVVDEARIVEHMNAAGYEAEVFFRSSGEPQIVAHNCVFHHLAKAHPVVCELDLALIGTLGGAEVSHEECMLRGGQVCRFALRKE; encoded by the coding sequence ATGCTCGAAGGCCTGGGTCGTACGCAACAGGACCTGCTCCACGCGTTGCTGCATCAGCCAGCCGGCATGAGCATCGACGAGCTGGCGCAGGCCCTGGCCGTTACCCGCACGGCGGTGCGCCAGCACCTGGCCGCACTGGAGCGCGACGGCCTGGTCAAGCGCGGCGCTACCCGGCCCACCGGGCGCCGGCCGGAGCAATTGCACCAGCTGACCGAGCATGGCCGCGAGTTGTTTCCACGGCAGTATCCACTGCTGGCCAACCTGCTGATTGGCGAAGTGGCTGGCTTGATGGGGCAGGACGCCTTGATGGCGCTGATGCGTCGGCTTGGGCGCATGCTGGCGGCGGACATGGAGCCTGAGGTGGTGGATGAAGCGCGGATCGTCGAGCACATGAATGCGGCGGGGTACGAAGCCGAGGTGTTTTTCCGTTCTTCAGGCGAGCCGCAGATCGTGGCGCACAATTGCGTATTTCATCACCTGGCCAAGGCGCATCCAGTGGTGTGCGAGCTGGATCTGGCCTTGATCGGCACGCTCGGCGGCGCCGAGGTCAGCCATGAGGAATGCATGTTGAGGGGCGGGCAGGTGTGCCGGTTTGCCCTGCGCAAGGAGTGA
- a CDS encoding ArsR/SmtB family transcription factor — MAINETPVIMSVMRAYQHPNPEDLILERVLYALSDPVRLGIVRHLAGVAEASCGELDGGRPKSSMSHHFRVLRDAGLVHTRNVGTTHMNSLRSEMLAERFPGLLDCILRQN, encoded by the coding sequence ATGGCAATTAATGAAACCCCCGTTATCATGTCGGTCATGCGAGCCTACCAACATCCCAACCCTGAAGACCTGATTCTCGAGCGTGTGCTCTATGCACTGAGCGACCCGGTGCGCCTGGGCATCGTCCGCCACCTGGCCGGCGTGGCCGAGGCCAGCTGCGGCGAGCTCGATGGCGGGCGGCCGAAGTCGAGCATGTCGCACCATTTTCGCGTGTTGCGTGATGCGGGGTTGGTGCATACCCGCAATGTCGGGACCACCCACATGAATTCGCTGCGCAGCGAAATGCTGGCCGAGCGGTTTCCAGGGTTGCTGGACTGCATACTGCGGCAGAACTGA
- the xenA gene encoding xenobiotic reductase XenA, which yields MSALFQPYSLKDVTLRNRIAIPPMCQYMAEDGLINDWHQVHYAGLARGGAGLLVVEATAVAPEGRITPGCAGIWSDAHAQAFVPVVKAIKAAGSVPGIQIAHAGRKASANRPWEGDDHIAADDARGWETIAPSAVAFGAHLPKAPREMSLDDIARVKQDFVDAARRARDAGFEWIELHFAHGYLGQSFFSEHSNQRTDAYGGSFENRSRFLLETLAAVREVWPENLPLTARFGVLEYDGRDQQTLDESIELARMFKAGGLDLLSVSVGFTIPETNIPWGPAFMGPIAERVRREAGLPVTSAWGFGTPQLAEAALQANQLDLVSVGRAHLADPHWAYFAAKELGVEKASWTLPAPYAHWLERYR from the coding sequence ATGTCTGCCCTGTTCCAACCTTACTCCCTCAAAGATGTCACCTTGCGCAACCGCATCGCCATTCCACCGATGTGCCAGTACATGGCCGAGGACGGCCTGATCAACGACTGGCACCAGGTGCATTACGCTGGCCTGGCCCGTGGCGGCGCCGGCCTGCTGGTGGTCGAGGCCACCGCCGTGGCGCCGGAAGGGCGCATCACCCCCGGCTGTGCCGGGATCTGGAGTGACGCCCATGCCCAGGCCTTCGTGCCGGTGGTGAAGGCGATCAAGGCAGCAGGCTCGGTGCCGGGCATCCAGATTGCCCACGCCGGGCGCAAAGCCAGCGCCAACCGCCCATGGGAAGGGGACGACCACATCGCTGCCGACGATGCTCGCGGCTGGGAAACCATCGCCCCGTCGGCTGTCGCCTTTGGCGCGCACCTGCCGAAGGCACCGCGCGAGATGAGCCTGGACGACATTGCCCGGGTGAAACAGGATTTCGTCGACGCCGCGCGCCGTGCGCGTGATGCCGGCTTCGAGTGGATCGAGCTGCACTTTGCCCATGGCTACCTGGGGCAGAGCTTCTTCTCCGAGCATTCCAACCAGCGCACCGATGCGTACGGCGGCAGCTTCGAGAACCGCAGCCGCTTCCTGCTGGAAACCCTGGCAGCGGTGCGCGAGGTGTGGCCGGAAAACCTGCCGCTGACTGCGCGCTTCGGTGTACTGGAGTATGACGGTCGTGACCAGCAGACCCTGGATGAGTCCATCGAGTTGGCGCGCATGTTCAAGGCCGGTGGCCTGGACCTGCTGAGCGTCAGCGTTGGCTTCACCATTCCTGAAACCAACATCCCATGGGGCCCGGCGTTCATGGGGCCGATTGCCGAGCGCGTACGTCGTGAGGCGGGCCTGCCGGTGACGTCGGCGTGGGGCTTTGGGACGCCGCAGCTGGCTGAGGCGGCCTTGCAGGCCAACCAGCTGGACCTGGTATCGGTAGGCCGCGCGCATCTGGCCGACCCGCATTGGGCGTATTTCGCGGCCAAGGAACTGGGTGTTGAGAAGGCCTCCTGGACCTTGCCGGCACCTTATGCACACTGGCTCGAGCGCTATCGCTGA
- a CDS encoding NAD(P)/FAD-dependent oxidoreductase has translation MVDAPETDIAVVGAGIVGVACALQLARQGRRVLLLDHQPPGHGASYGNAGHLATEQVFPIADLSILKRLPRMLLDPMGPLRLDWKYLPKAMPWFTRLLLNLRPAPFQRSVAGIRALNEGSLGAWQRLLGSIGHSELFKEDGSLLVFERPESRQALQALQARMQQQNVAVDFWSAESVREAAPQLNPALLGGLFFPRTGHFIDPYRVVCALFEAARASGVRFVQARVAGGQLHGNGVSLASDQGTFQARQVLLSCGAHSAQLTAALTGKHVPLDTERGYHLMLPQEQQRLPFAVTSLERKFIMTPMADGLRLAGTVEFAGLDAPPSMQRAWQLHRLSKGLFQRDLSAEGATPWMGFRPSLPDSLPVIDRVCDGRVLLAFGHQHLGLTQAAVTAEWVGGLAEQSAGSQTAAYRLERF, from the coding sequence ATGGTCGACGCCCCTGAAACCGATATCGCCGTGGTGGGCGCAGGCATCGTTGGCGTTGCCTGCGCCCTGCAACTGGCCCGCCAGGGCCGACGGGTGCTGCTGCTCGACCACCAGCCGCCCGGCCATGGTGCGTCCTACGGCAATGCCGGGCACCTGGCCACCGAGCAGGTGTTCCCCATTGCCGACCTGTCGATCCTCAAGCGCCTGCCGCGCATGCTGCTCGACCCGATGGGCCCGCTGCGCCTGGACTGGAAGTACCTGCCCAAGGCCATGCCTTGGTTCACCCGGCTGCTGCTCAACCTGCGCCCGGCGCCGTTCCAGCGCAGCGTGGCCGGTATCCGCGCGCTGAACGAAGGCAGCCTGGGAGCCTGGCAGCGCTTGCTCGGCTCGATCGGGCACAGCGAGCTGTTCAAGGAAGATGGCTCGCTGCTGGTGTTCGAACGGCCCGAGTCGCGCCAGGCGCTGCAAGCCTTGCAGGCGCGCATGCAGCAGCAGAACGTGGCGGTGGATTTCTGGTCGGCCGAAAGCGTGCGCGAGGCAGCACCGCAGCTCAACCCTGCGCTGCTGGGTGGCTTGTTCTTCCCGCGTACCGGGCACTTCATCGACCCGTACCGGGTGGTCTGTGCACTGTTCGAGGCTGCCAGGGCCAGCGGTGTGCGTTTCGTCCAGGCGCGGGTTGCGGGTGGGCAACTGCACGGCAACGGGGTCAGCCTGGCCAGTGACCAAGGCACGTTCCAGGCGCGCCAGGTGCTGCTCAGCTGCGGCGCACATTCTGCGCAGCTGACGGCGGCGCTGACCGGCAAGCATGTGCCGCTGGACACCGAGCGCGGTTACCACCTGATGCTGCCGCAGGAGCAGCAACGGCTGCCCTTCGCGGTCACCTCGCTGGAGCGCAAGTTCATCATGACGCCCATGGCGGACGGGCTGCGCCTGGCCGGCACGGTGGAATTTGCCGGGCTCGATGCCCCGCCGAGCATGCAGCGGGCGTGGCAATTGCACCGGTTGAGCAAGGGCTTGTTCCAGCGGGACCTGAGTGCTGAAGGCGCAACGCCATGGATGGGCTTCAGACCGTCGCTGCCGGACTCGTTGCCGGTGATCGATCGGGTGTGCGATGGCCGCGTGCTGTTGGCGTTCGGGCATCAGCATCTGGGGCTGACCCAGGCGGCGGTGACGGCGGAATGGGTGGGGGGGCTGGCTGAGCAGTCGGCCGGTTCGCAGACCGCAGCCTACCGGTTGGAACGATTCTAG
- a CDS encoding aldehyde dehydrogenase (NADP(+)) has translation MTLTGNLLIGQSAVPGSRDAIRAIDPATNLVLEPAYAGGTGEHVAQACALAWAAFDSFRETSLEQRARFLETIASEIEALGDALVDRAVAESGLPKARIQGERGRTCMQLRTFARVVRSGEWLDVRVDHAQPERQPLPRADLRQRQVALGPVAVFGASNFPLAFSVAGGDTASALAAGCPVVVKAHAAHPGTSELVGQAVARAVRHCGLPEGVFSLLYGAGREVGIALVSDPRIKAVGFTGSRSGGIALCQAAQARPEPIPVYAEMSSINPVFLFDAALQARAEALAQGFVASLTQGAGQFCTNPGLVIARQGPALQRFIDAASEQVRQAAAQTMLTPGIFSAYAAGTAALASNANASVAASGQAQQGPNQCQAQLFVTQAEAFLSDPALQAEVFGAASLVVACASDAQVRQVAEHLEGQLTATLQLDDADVDSARALLPTLERKAGRILVNGWPTGVEVCDAMVHGGPFPATSDARTTSVGTAAILRFLRPVCYQDFPDALLPQALQRGNPLQLRRLLDGKREG, from the coding sequence ATGACCCTGACAGGCAACCTGCTGATCGGCCAGTCTGCCGTGCCCGGCAGCCGCGATGCGATCCGCGCCATCGACCCGGCCACCAACCTGGTCCTCGAACCCGCCTACGCCGGCGGCACCGGCGAACACGTGGCCCAGGCCTGCGCTCTGGCTTGGGCGGCGTTCGACAGCTTCCGGGAAACCTCGCTGGAGCAACGCGCCCGTTTCCTCGAAACCATCGCCAGCGAAATCGAAGCACTGGGCGATGCCCTGGTCGACCGCGCCGTGGCCGAAAGCGGCCTGCCCAAGGCGCGCATCCAGGGCGAGCGTGGCCGCACCTGCATGCAATTACGCACCTTTGCCCGCGTGGTCCGCAGTGGCGAATGGCTGGATGTGCGGGTCGACCACGCCCAGCCCGAGCGCCAGCCGCTGCCGCGTGCCGACCTGCGCCAACGCCAGGTGGCCCTGGGCCCGGTGGCGGTGTTCGGTGCCAGCAACTTCCCCCTGGCCTTCTCGGTCGCCGGCGGCGACACCGCCTCGGCGCTGGCCGCCGGTTGCCCGGTGGTGGTCAAGGCCCACGCCGCGCACCCCGGCACCAGCGAACTGGTCGGCCAGGCCGTGGCCCGCGCGGTCAGACACTGCGGCCTGCCGGAAGGCGTGTTCTCGCTGCTGTACGGCGCCGGCCGTGAAGTCGGCATTGCCCTGGTCAGCGACCCGCGCATCAAGGCGGTCGGTTTCACCGGTTCGCGCAGCGGTGGCATTGCCTTGTGCCAAGCCGCCCAGGCGCGCCCAGAGCCGATTCCGGTCTACGCCGAGATGAGCTCGATCAACCCGGTGTTCCTCTTCGATGCAGCCCTGCAGGCCCGTGCCGAAGCGTTGGCGCAAGGCTTCGTTGCCTCGCTGACCCAGGGCGCCGGGCAGTTCTGCACCAACCCCGGGCTGGTGATCGCCCGCCAGGGGCCGGCACTGCAGCGCTTCATCGACGCGGCCAGTGAGCAAGTGCGCCAGGCCGCCGCGCAGACCATGCTCACCCCAGGCATTTTCAGCGCCTATGCCGCTGGCACTGCAGCCCTGGCCAGCAACGCCAACGCAAGCGTTGCCGCCAGCGGGCAGGCACAACAAGGGCCGAACCAGTGCCAGGCGCAGCTGTTCGTGACCCAGGCCGAAGCGTTTCTCAGCGACCCGGCGTTGCAGGCCGAAGTGTTTGGCGCGGCTTCGCTGGTGGTGGCCTGCGCCAGCGACGCGCAGGTCCGCCAGGTGGCCGAGCACCTTGAGGGGCAGCTGACCGCCACGCTGCAGCTGGACGATGCCGACGTCGACAGCGCCCGCGCTCTGCTGCCGACCCTGGAACGCAAGGCCGGGCGCATTCTGGTCAACGGCTGGCCGACCGGTGTCGAAGTGTGCGATGCGATGGTCCACGGCGGGCCGTTCCCGGCCACTTCCGACGCCCGCACCACCTCGGTCGGCACCGCAGCCATCCTGCGTTTCCTGCGCCCGGTGTGCTACCAGGACTTCCCCGATGCCCTGCTGCCACAGGCGCTCCAGCGCGGCAACCCGCTGCAGCTGCGGCGCTTGCTTGACGGTAAACGGGAAGGTTGA